The Bacteroidota bacterium genome contains a region encoding:
- a CDS encoding diacylglycerol kinase family lipid kinase, translating to MTEPADIRKKEVIFIINPASGVRSKNRMEDMIRTYLDKERYNQTILYTERAGHAIELSRKAARDKTDIVVAVGGDGSLNEIAKGLIGTDTAMGIIPAGSGNGLAHHLRIPFRISKAIETINKGKIKKIDTIRINGELCVSIAGVGFDALVAKEFEKARRRGFQTYFRIILTEYLNYKPRKYKITIDGKKYKEKALFISFANSNQFGYNASIAPHATVDDGLIDVCIIKKIPLAKVVFLANLLFLKKIDQTNDITIIKGKEIKLSRKRSKIVNIDGEHVKLKKKLIIKIDPLSLNVIVP from the coding sequence ATGACAGAACCGGCTGACATACGTAAAAAAGAGGTCATATTCATCATAAATCCTGCATCTGGTGTGAGAAGCAAGAACCGGATGGAGGATATGATCAGGACATACCTGGATAAGGAGCGGTACAACCAAACGATTTTATATACCGAGCGGGCCGGCCATGCCATTGAGCTAAGCAGGAAGGCTGCCAGGGATAAAACAGATATTGTGGTGGCCGTTGGCGGTGACGGCTCATTGAATGAGATAGCAAAAGGCCTCATCGGAACCGACACAGCTATGGGTATCATTCCCGCCGGCTCCGGAAATGGCCTGGCACACCACCTGCGTATACCCTTTCGCATCAGCAAGGCAATAGAAACCATCAATAAAGGGAAGATCAAAAAAATCGATACCATCAGGATCAACGGCGAACTGTGTGTAAGCATTGCAGGCGTAGGCTTTGACGCACTGGTGGCTAAAGAATTTGAAAAAGCCCGCCGCCGTGGTTTCCAGACCTATTTCAGGATCATTCTCACCGAATACCTCAACTATAAACCACGCAAATATAAAATCACCATCGACGGGAAAAAATATAAAGAAAAAGCGCTATTTATCAGCTTCGCCAATTCAAACCAGTTCGGCTATAACGCTTCCATCGCCCCGCATGCCACGGTCGACGACGGGCTTATTGACGTATGTATCATCAAAAAAATCCCCCTGGCAAAGGTCGTTTTCCTCGCTAACCTACTCTTCCTGAAAAAAATTGACCAAACAAACGATATCACAATAATTAAAGGGAAAGAGATCAAACTGTCACGAAAACGAAGCAAAATCGTCAATATC
- a CDS encoding sulfatase-like hydrolase/transferase: MQRRHLLQGNIYTVLVLRLVILLVALTLSRLCLYFLNLHLWSDLDHREFFKIMFTGLRFDLSTLCIIAGPFIFFNVLPIRIRSHRIYQLLNDSLLYILFILALAANFIDVVYSRFTGKRMTGDVFNMLGAGDDYTVLLPRMLQDFWLIGLLWLLLSAIAIFFSATIILRPDEHRTGGSKFYIKNTILFFVFIFLTITGVRGGLQLRPISIITAGKYTEAKNTPLVLNSPFTIVKSIGQLDLKHIYYYNEQKLNSIYSPVHRGILVNDSSAFNGYNVVIIIMESFSSEYIGAFNRDLDHGTYTGYTPFLDSLIKVSLSYNGYANCKKSIEAIPAILSGIPALMNNPYITSSYAGNRIYSLANLLREKGYQSSFFHGGTNGTMGFESFVTMAGFDRYVGRTEYNNDNDYDGQWGIYDEPFFQYYAHCLDTMRQPFVSAIFSLSSHHPYFVPPKYQGKFKKGPLKIHETIGYSDFCLKEFFHTASKMSWFDSTLFVITADHTSELYYPPYQTRIGLFRIPIIFFKPGGELKALKTDIVQQTDIMPSILDFLMYDKDYVAFGESVFDSTANRFTVSYLTGIYQLIKDQYILEWGGDKTFSLYDFKKDPLLNANLISKKDTRRALPMEEFLKAIIQNYNNRMIDNKLTAR, from the coding sequence ATGCAACGACGTCACCTTTTACAGGGAAATATATATACTGTCCTTGTGCTGCGGCTTGTCATCCTTTTGGTGGCCCTCACCCTGTCGCGGCTGTGCCTCTATTTCCTTAATCTGCACCTATGGTCCGACCTGGATCACAGGGAATTCTTTAAGATCATGTTCACCGGCCTCCGTTTTGACCTTTCCACACTTTGCATAATTGCCGGGCCATTCATTTTCTTCAATGTATTACCCATTCGTATCAGGTCACACCGCATATACCAGCTGCTGAACGACAGCCTTCTGTATATTCTGTTTATTCTGGCGCTGGCAGCCAATTTCATCGATGTGGTATACTCGAGGTTTACGGGGAAACGCATGACTGGAGATGTTTTCAACATGCTGGGTGCCGGTGATGATTACACGGTTCTCCTGCCGCGCATGCTGCAGGATTTCTGGTTGATCGGCCTGCTGTGGCTCCTCCTCTCAGCCATAGCCATCTTCTTCAGCGCGACCATTATACTTCGCCCCGATGAGCACAGAACCGGCGGTTCGAAATTTTATATCAAAAATACAATCCTGTTCTTCGTTTTTATTTTCCTTACCATCACAGGCGTCAGGGGTGGTTTACAACTAAGGCCTATCAGTATCATTACTGCAGGCAAGTACACCGAAGCCAAAAACACTCCCCTGGTCCTCAACTCACCCTTTACCATTGTCAAATCCATTGGCCAGCTCGACCTCAAACACATCTATTATTATAACGAACAAAAGCTCAACAGCATTTACTCCCCTGTTCACAGAGGCATTCTGGTCAATGATTCATCGGCTTTTAACGGCTACAATGTGGTGATCATCATAATGGAAAGCTTCTCGTCAGAATATATCGGTGCTTTTAACCGTGACCTCGACCATGGAACGTACACCGGTTATACGCCATTTCTGGATTCGCTCATAAAAGTCAGCCTGTCGTACAATGGTTATGCAAACTGCAAGAAATCCATCGAAGCCATTCCTGCCATTTTATCGGGTATTCCTGCGCTGATGAATAACCCTTACATCACGTCAAGCTATGCCGGCAACCGCATTTACAGTTTGGCTAACCTCCTCAGGGAAAAAGGGTATCAGTCTTCGTTCTTTCACGGTGGCACCAACGGGACCATGGGCTTTGAATCGTTCGTTACCATGGCCGGCTTTGACCGGTACGTAGGGCGGACAGAATATAACAACGACAACGATTATGACGGACAATGGGGAATTTATGATGAGCCCTTTTTCCAGTATTATGCCCATTGCCTTGACACCATGCGGCAGCCTTTCGTATCGGCCATCTTCTCACTTTCATCACACCATCCCTATTTCGTACCTCCAAAATACCAGGGAAAATTTAAAAAAGGGCCATTGAAAATTCATGAAACTATCGGGTATTCTGATTTCTGCCTGAAGGAATTTTTTCATACAGCCTCAAAAATGTCGTGGTTCGACAGCACCCTATTTGTAATCACCGCCGATCATACGTCTGAATTATATTATCCGCCATATCAAACCCGGATCGGACTGTTCCGTATACCGATCATATTCTTTAAACCTGGCGGTGAGCTGAAAGCATTGAAAACCGACATAGTCCAGCAGACCGATATCATGCCTTCAATACTTGACTTTCTGATGTACGATAAGGATTATGTAGCTTTTGGAGAAAGTGTTTTTGACTCGACGGCAAACAGGTTCACAGTGAGTTATCTCACCGGCATATACCAGCTCATTAAAGATCAGTATATCCTGGAATGGGGTGGGGATAAAACATTTAGCCTCTATGATTTTAAAAAAGATCCGCTTTTAAACGCGAACTTAATATCTAAAAAAGATACACGACGGGCGCTTCCGATGGAAGAGTTCCTGAAAGCCATCATCCAGAATTACAATAACCGGATGATAGATAATAAATTAACAGCCAGATAG